A stretch of the Arthrobacter stackebrandtii genome encodes the following:
- the cls gene encoding cardiolipin synthase, with protein sequence MTIDLEGWAWLLLAVHIVLGVAAVIYISARRRPSTAIAWTLAIIFIPYVGFLVFMLVGFSSLPKARREKQQYVNNLILERTEGFDQLSHKDEWPDGLAGLVTLNSKLGALPMVGGNSVELLPDYVSSIHAMAAEVDRAEKYVNVQFYILVADETTTPFFDALERAVARGVVVRVMGDHLSSLMNPGRKVTLARLAAMGAEYHDMLPLRPWKGDYQRIDLRNHRKLMVVDGAVGFTGSQNMVDSSYNKKSNLKRGLRWHDLMMRVTGPVVREIDAVFITDWYSETDELLVLDTTPVVLDADPSRVDAQIVPSGPSFENDNNLKLFVSMIHLATERVSITSPYFVPEESIMMAIVTAAGRGLSVELFVSEIGDQALVYHAQRSYYEKLLRAGVKIYMYRAPEVLHAKHFSVDSDVAVIGSSNMDVRSFSLNMEISMMVHSEKFVQELREIEDGYRANSKELKLQEWINRPAKQKFWDSAARLTSYLQ encoded by the coding sequence ATGACGATTGATCTGGAAGGGTGGGCGTGGCTGCTGCTGGCCGTCCACATAGTTCTCGGCGTCGCCGCTGTCATTTACATTTCCGCCCGCCGGCGCCCCTCCACGGCCATTGCGTGGACGTTGGCGATCATCTTCATCCCATACGTCGGCTTTCTCGTGTTCATGCTGGTTGGGTTTTCCAGCCTCCCCAAGGCTCGGCGGGAGAAGCAGCAGTATGTCAACAACTTGATTTTGGAACGCACAGAGGGCTTTGACCAGCTCAGCCACAAGGACGAATGGCCCGACGGGCTGGCCGGGCTCGTCACCCTGAACAGCAAGCTCGGTGCGTTGCCCATGGTGGGCGGCAACTCCGTGGAGCTGCTGCCTGACTACGTCAGCTCCATCCACGCGATGGCCGCGGAGGTGGACCGGGCGGAAAAGTACGTGAACGTGCAGTTCTACATCCTGGTGGCGGATGAAACCACCACGCCGTTCTTTGACGCGCTGGAACGGGCGGTTGCGCGCGGGGTGGTGGTCCGTGTCATGGGCGACCACCTGTCGTCGCTGATGAACCCCGGGCGGAAGGTGACCCTGGCACGCCTGGCGGCGATGGGCGCCGAATACCACGACATGCTGCCGCTGCGTCCATGGAAGGGCGACTACCAGCGCATCGACCTGCGCAACCACCGCAAATTGATGGTGGTGGACGGGGCCGTCGGGTTCACCGGCTCGCAGAACATGGTGGATTCCTCCTACAACAAGAAGTCCAACCTGAAACGGGGCCTGCGCTGGCACGACCTCATGATGCGGGTGACCGGGCCGGTGGTGCGCGAAATTGATGCCGTGTTCATCACCGACTGGTACAGCGAGACGGACGAGCTGCTGGTCCTGGACACCACCCCGGTGGTCCTCGACGCGGACCCGTCCCGGGTGGATGCCCAGATTGTGCCGAGCGGACCCAGCTTTGAAAACGACAACAACCTGAAGTTGTTTGTTTCGATGATCCATCTCGCCACCGAGCGCGTGAGCATCACGAGCCCGTACTTTGTGCCCGAAGAATCGATCATGATGGCCATCGTCACGGCCGCCGGACGCGGGCTCTCCGTGGAGCTGTTCGTGTCCGAAATTGGCGACCAGGCCCTTGTCTACCATGCCCAGCGCTCCTACTATGAGAAGCTGCTGCGGGCCGGGGTCAAGATCTATATGTACAGGGCGCCGGAAGTGCTCCATGCCAAGCACTTCAGCGTGGACTCCGACGTTGCAGTCATCGGCTCCTCCAACATGGACGTGCGGTCTTTCTCGCTCAACATGGAAATCTCCATGATGGTCCACAGCGAAAAGTTTGTGCAGGAGCTGCGCGAAATTGAGGACGGCTACCGGGCCAACAGCAAGGAGCTCAAGCTCCAGGAGTGGATCAACCGGCCCGCCAAGCAAAAGTTCTGGGACAGCGCAGCCAGGCTGACCTCCTACCTGCAATAG